In Helianthus annuus cultivar XRQ/B chromosome 8, HanXRQr2.0-SUNRISE, whole genome shotgun sequence, a single genomic region encodes these proteins:
- the LOC118481211 gene encoding G-type lectin S-receptor-like serine/threonine-protein kinase SD1-1: MLDWPQRFNIIQGLARGILYLHQDSRLQIIHRDLKAGNILLDGDMNPKISDFGLARKFVGSDTATKTKKVVGTYGYISPEYAIHGRFSIKSDVYSFGVLVLEIVSGRKNREFSHDDRNDNLLGHAWRLYKQGRSIELMCASLDTSCVIPEVLRSIHVALLCVQNHAKDRPTMLTVVLMLVSESVLPQPKQPAFYSEETSSELESVPSVDGSMITHLYAR; this comes from the exons ATGCTTGACTGGCCACAACGATTTAATATTATACAAGGGTTGGCTCGAGGTATTCTATATCTACATCAAGATTCCCGCCTCCAAATCATCCACAGAGATCTTAAGGCAGGTAATATTCTTTTGGATGGAGACATGAACCCCAAAATCTCCGACTTCGGCCTTGCTAGAAAGTTTGTAGGATCCGATACTGCCACTAAGACAAAAAAAGTAGTGGGAACATA TGGTTATATTTCTCCAGAATACGCTATACATGGAAGATTTTCTATAAAGTCTGATGTATATAGTTTTGGAGTTTTGGTGTTGGAGATCGTGAGTGGTAGGAAAAACAGAGAATTCTCTCATGATGATCGCAATGACAACCTTCTTGGACAT GCATGGAGACTTTATAAACAAGGCAGATCCATTGAACTTATGTGTGCATCTTTAGATACCTCTTGCGTCATCCCGGAAGTACTAAGATCAATACATGTTGCATTATTATGTGTGCAAAACCATGCAAAAGATAGGCCAACGATGTTAACAGTGGTTTTAATGCTGGTCAGTGAGAGTGTGTTGCCTCAACCTAAACAACCAGCTTTTTACTCTGAGGAGACCAGTAGTGAACTTGAGTCTGTTCCATCAGTTGATGGTTCCATGATAACACATTTATACGCCCGATAG
- the LOC110869789 gene encoding G-type lectin S-receptor-like serine/threonine-protein kinase At4g27290, translating to MEFGFVIILFSCVFFLLLSSCATLDTISTNQVFRDGDTIVSHDNMFELGFFSPGRSKNRYLGIWYKKISTGTVVWVANRETPITDDSGRLKLSRQGDLLIRSGDNTIIWSSNSTISTISNNPVVVVQLLDTGNLIVWDRSTKNERVIWQSFDHPGNTFLPGMKFGKDLETGRERVIIPWKSADDPSPGEYLHWLDTNGYPQMFVRKGSVIRWRYGPWNGRNFQALRMKNPNPIYSVQFVFNEKEIYFKYELKTSVVQRIVVLPDDTTEHLRWMDQIQDWVVHSVRAVTEICGGYGLCGPYGSCNGNRYPPCTCMAGFKPRVPDEWDRGNGSSGCERKRDFDCGSGSGFKRISGLIFPDTRRSWYNQSMTLEECEMACSLNCNCTAFANSDIRNGGRGCLLWFDELIDTTESDDKQDLYIKLAATELAAGNDDSPAGLNKKERVYTVVFLTTSVVLVLFMVAYSCIKKQKRLHMKERDRYALDKKDNSVRMEDLDELPLLSLNKIVKATDNFNINKKIGEGGFGPVYKGVLEDGQEVAVKRLSETSQQGIEEFKNEIICIAKLQHRNLVKLLGYCNHRNELILVYEYMTNKSLDLYLFGSVLSI from the exons ATGGAATTTGGTTTCGTGATAATACTATTCTCATGTGTCTTCTTCTTGCTTCTGTCATCTTGTGCAACACTAGACACCATCTCTACAAATCAAGTATTCAGAGATGGAGACACAATAGTTTCACATGATAATATGTTTGAACTTGGCTTCTTTAGCCCCGGAAGATCCAAGAATCGGTACCTAGGGATCTGGTACAAGAAGATATCCACGGGTACAGTCGTATGGGTTGCTAACAGGGAGACACCAATCACAGATGACTCAGGCAGGCTCAAACTTAGCAGACAAGGAGACCTACTAATTCGCAGCGGTGACAATACAATCATCTGGTCATCGAATTCAACAATATCGACGATCAGTAATAATCCAGTGGTGGTGGTGCAGCTTCTGGATACCGGAAATCTTATTGTGTGGGATAGAAGTACTAAGAACGAACGTGTAATCTGGCAAAGTTTTGATCATCCGGGTAACACATTCTTACCAGGCATGAAATTTGGAAAAGATTTGGAAACAGGAAGAGAACGAGTTATAATACCATGGAAGAGTGCAGATGATCCTTCACCAGGTGAATATTTACACTGGCTAGACACAAATGGATACCCACAAATGTTTGTGAGAAAAGGTTCGGTTATACGATGGAGATATGGACCATGGAATGGTCGTAACTTTCAAGCTTTGCGCATGAAAAACCCAAATCCTATTTACTCGGTTCAAtttgtttttaacgaaaaggaaATATATTTCAAATATGAGCTTAAAACATCAGTTGTTCAAAGGATCGTTGTGTTGCCAGATGACACCACTGAGCATTTGCGTTGGATGGATCAAATCCAAGACTGGGTTGTGCATTCTGTTAGAGCAGTAACAGAGATTTGTGGTGGTTATGGACTTTGTGGGCCATACGGAAGCTGCAACGGTAATAGGTACCCCCCTTGTACTTGTATGGCAGGTTTTAAGCCTCGGGTCCCAGATGAATGGGATAGAGGAAATGGGTCTAGTGGGTGTGAACGTAAACGGGATTTTGATTGTGGAAGTGGGTCTGGCTTTAAAAGAATTTCAGGACTTATATTTCCAGACACACGCCGTTCATGGTATAATCAAAGCATGACGCTTGAAGAATGTGAGATGGCTTGCAGTTTGAACTGCAATTGTACGGCTTTTGCAAATTCAGATATCAGAAATGGAGGAAGAGGATGTTTGCTTTGGTTTGATGAGCTTATTGACACCACAGAGAGTGATGATAAGCAGGATCTTTACATAAAATTGGCGGCCACTGAGTTAGCTGCAG GAAACGACGATTCCCCGGCTGGCTTAAACAAGAAAGAAAGAGTATATACAGTGGTATTTTTAACTACATCTGTTGTGCTAGTTTTATTTATGGTGGCATATTCTTGTATAAAGAAACAGAAAAGGCTTCATATGAAAGAAAGAG ATAGGTATGCCCTTGATAAAAAGGATAACAGTGTGCGGATGGAAGATCTTGACGAGCTACCTTTACTTAGTCTAAATAAAATAGTCAAGGCTACAGATAACTTTAACATCAACAAAAAAATTGGAGAAGGTGGATTTGGTCCAGTTTACAAG GGTGTGTTGGAAGACGGACAAGAGGTTGCTGTGAAGAGGCTCTCAGAAACATCCCAGCAAGGGATTGAAGAATTCAAGAATGAAATCATTTGTATTGCCAAACTTCAGCATCGCAATCTTGTGAAGCTTCTTGGATACTGCAATCACAGAAATGAACTGATTTTAGTTTATGAATACATGACAAACAAAAGCTTAGACTTATATCTATTTGGTTCGGTTCTCTCTATATGA